In Prochlorococcus marinus XMU1406, the genomic stretch ATTGACTGCATCATGCGCGACCAGAAGGCTTAGATCATTATCCTTTTGAGATAAACAAATTTTTTCAAAAGCATCTATAGATCTTTCTGATACATCTTTTATAGATTCACCTTCGGGCATTATTACTTCTTCAGGTTTATCATGCCAATTTTTTAGTAAAACGGGCCACTCTTCTCTGATTTCTGCCTCCAGTTTACCTTCCCATAATCCGTGACTAATTTCTACAAGTGAATCTATTTTTTCTATTTTTAAATCATTGCTATTTTGAAGGATTATTTGTGCAGTCTCATAAGGCCTATGCATTGAACTTGAAAATGCCTTATTGAAAGAAATATTTCTTAAATATTCAAAAGTCTTTCTAGCTTGGTCTTTTCCGTTTTCATTTAAAGGGATATCAATTTGGCCTTGAAATCTACCCTCTTTGTTCCAGTTAGTTTCACCATGCCTTATTAAAAATATTCTGGAATCTCCAATTTGATTTGGAATATTTTTATTAAGATGGGAAGTTTGATTTAAGCATTCAATTTGGGTCTTAAAAGAGTTATCTTTCCTAGAAATATTGAGTATCGAAAAAGAAGCATTTTCTAATCTTATTTTCCTAAAACCTTGCTTAGGCTTTCCTAATAACGAGAGGATTAAACATCTGAGAATCGCATTATGTCCTACAACTAAAATATTTACATCATCTTTGTCTAGATAAATTTTTAAAATTTCCTCTACAAAATTTGTTGCTTGAGAAAATAACTCTTGAATTGGCTTATAAGATTTATTGGCATTTCTTTTTAAGATTAGTTTTTCTGGATCATTTTTCCATATAGGGTAAATTTCTGGAAATTTCTTTTTTATTTCATCAATTTTTAGACCAGACCATTCACTAAGATCTACCTCTAGCAAATTATCATCGAATACAATATTTTGTTCTTTATTGAAGGTTTTTTTAATTGTTTTTGCAGTCTCTGCAGCTCTCACAAGTGGGGAGGAATAGATTTTATCGAAGTTTATTTTTGATAATGCTTTTCCTGCTTTTCGGGCTTGTTCGTATCCTTCATCAGTTAATAATGAATCATTTGTTCTTCCTTGAATTAATCCTTTTGCATTGAAACTGCTTAGTCCATGCCTAACTAAAACTAATCGTATAGCCATTATATAAATTTGAAAATTAAGATAATTTAATCATCTCATGGCGTGATTAAAATAGATACATAAATATAAGCAAATTCAATGATAATTAAGTATAGTTTTCAACAATATAATAAGTAGTTATGAACTTTAAAAATATTTCTAAGTCAAAACTCACTTTAGCTTTTATTTCTGTAGTCATAACTTTTTTTGTATGGCAGCAAGGCTTAAGAGATAGTTTAAATAGACCATCTGTTTCATTTGATATAAGTCAAAAAGAGCAAGAAATTGCTGAATTATCGGTCCAATCAATACCTGTAAATCTTAAAAAATTTTTTATCATTAATGATCCTGTTGATCAAATAAATAAATCACTCTCTGAGGTTTCATTTGAAGAACTAACAGAAAGAAATAAATTAATTCGAATAATTTCTTCAGAATCAAATGACCCTATGATCTATAAAAATATATCCAAAGATTTTGAAAATAAAAACTTTAAATTACTGATTAATGAGATAGAAAAAAAATTCAATAATAACTCATATAAACCTAATTCTGATAAATTTGATTTATTTAAAGGGGATAGATTTTTATATCACCTTTTAAGCCAGAAGTTTGATTTTGACGATAGTTCATTAATAACAAAATCTTTTTCAAACAAAATGTTTTTAAAAATATTAGCCATCAGACTAATACCACTTTTAACAATACTTATTGGCTCTATTCTGGCTTTGAAAATATTATGGACTACTATATCTTTGAAAAAGTTTGGTTGGCAAGAAATTAAATCCTTAGATTTGGAATTAATTGATATGGTTTTATTAATTGCAGGTGGATTTGTTGTTTTAGGAGAAGTGGTATCACCTTTGTTTTCTATCGGTTTAGTTGAAATTTTTTCTAAAAATATCTCTAATGAATTGACGCAATCTTTAAAAATATTCTTTGGATATCTTTTTATGGCTATTCCTCCATTAGGAATAGTTTACTATCAAATTAAATCTTTGAATGGTGAATTTACTTTCAAAAAGGATTATTTACAATTCAATTTCTTGCCAATAAAATATGCAATTATTCAGGGAATTAAAGGTTGGTTAACTATCGTTCCTTTTGTTTTATTGATTTCTTTAATTATGAATAGTCTGATCGATAATCAGAATGGTAGTAACCCTTTGCTGGAAATTGTTCTAAATAATAATAATTACTTATCATTTTTTCTATTATTTGTAACAACAACTCTATTAGCTCCTCTATTCGAGGAGATTATATTTCGTGGTATTTTACTACCAACTCTTTCAAGAGATTTTGGAGTAATTTCAGGCATCATAGTCTCAGCCTTTATTTTTGCATTAGCTCATTTAAGTTTGGGAGAAATGCCACCATTATTTGTTCTAGGGATTGGATTAGGAATTACAAGAATTGCTTCAGGAAGTTTGTTCTCTTCAGTGATTATGCATTCTTTATGGAATGGATTGACGTTCTTAAATTTGTTCTTATTGAGGACATAAAGAATTTAATTTTTTACTTGCGAATCAAACAAAAAGATGTTTATTTAATTAATAACACCTCTTTCATTTAAAAAATAAATCATAGATGAAACCTTATGGGAATCAACTTAATTTAAAAAAAAAAGTTTTAAATGAAAGTAAAAAAAATTTCGAAAAAATATTCATTCTTAATATCAAATTAATACACCAAATTTTCGACACCATTAATATCTCTCTTTTGGTATTAATTTTCACCTTATTTTTCTTATCTTTTGATAGCCAAAGGAAATGGTCAAATACATATAAAACCTTATCTAAAACAAGAGCTATCAATCATAACCTCATAGATTATATTTCTAAAATTGAAGAATTTTATATTAGCGAACTTGAGTCTCACAATATTTATAAAAAAACTAAACCTGAAGATTTAATCTATCTAGATAAACTTGTAGAAAAAAAAGAAAGTTTATTCAGGAAAAATTTAAATAGTTTCATTGAAGGTTTTAGTGATAGTAAATATCAAAGGGGATATTGATGAAAAAATACAAAAAAATTGTTCGTCTAATACCCCTTGATCAAAAAAGATTTAAATTTCTCTATATTTTTAGTTTGTTATTAATATTTTGTTTGTTTGGTAGGTTGGTTAAATTGCAAGTCTTTAACGCTTCTGATTTGCAAAGGAAAGCTAGATTAATACAATCCTCTAAAACTAACTCCTTAAAAAAAAGGAGATCAATTGTTGATAGAAATAATAGACTAATTGCTTACGATAAACCGCTCTATAAATTATGGGCCCATCCAAAATACTTTAATTTTCCTGGTGATTCAATAAATAGAGTTCGCAGTATTAAAGAAGTTACAGAAAAATTGTCACCTATCTTGGATATTAATGAAGAAATAATCTTAGGGAAATTTAATAAAAAAATGAATGGCATCAAGCTTTTGGATAAAATTTCTGAAGAAAAGGCAAAAAA encodes the following:
- a CDS encoding histidine phosphatase family protein encodes the protein MAIRLVLVRHGLSSFNAKGLIQGRTNDSLLTDEGYEQARKAGKALSKINFDKIYSSPLVRAAETAKTIKKTFNKEQNIVFDDNLLEVDLSEWSGLKIDEIKKKFPEIYPIWKNDPEKLILKRNANKSYKPIQELFSQATNFVEEILKIYLDKDDVNILVVGHNAILRCLILSLLGKPKQGFRKIRLENASFSILNISRKDNSFKTQIECLNQTSHLNKNIPNQIGDSRIFLIRHGETNWNKEGRFQGQIDIPLNENGKDQARKTFEYLRNISFNKAFSSSMHRPYETAQIILQNSNDLKIEKIDSLVEISHGLWEGKLEAEIREEWPVLLKNWHDKPEEVIMPEGESIKDVSERSIDAFEKICLSQKDNDLSLLVAHDAVNKTLICNILGINYSNIWMIKQGNGGITIIDLFNDPQKTPVISALNITTHLGGIIDSTASGAL
- a CDS encoding CPBP family intramembrane glutamic endopeptidase, which translates into the protein MNFKNISKSKLTLAFISVVITFFVWQQGLRDSLNRPSVSFDISQKEQEIAELSVQSIPVNLKKFFIINDPVDQINKSLSEVSFEELTERNKLIRIISSESNDPMIYKNISKDFENKNFKLLINEIEKKFNNNSYKPNSDKFDLFKGDRFLYHLLSQKFDFDDSSLITKSFSNKMFLKILAIRLIPLLTILIGSILALKILWTTISLKKFGWQEIKSLDLELIDMVLLIAGGFVVLGEVVSPLFSIGLVEIFSKNISNELTQSLKIFFGYLFMAIPPLGIVYYQIKSLNGEFTFKKDYLQFNFLPIKYAIIQGIKGWLTIVPFVLLISLIMNSLIDNQNGSNPLLEIVLNNNNYLSFFLLFVTTTLLAPLFEEIIFRGILLPTLSRDFGVISGIIVSAFIFALAHLSLGEMPPLFVLGIGLGITRIASGSLFSSVIMHSLWNGLTFLNLFLLRT